DNA sequence from the Syntrophorhabdaceae bacterium genome:
GGGGCTGCCAAACTTCGGGGTGTTCCGCTTCTTTACCTCCACGAACACAAGGTATCCGTCCTCTTCCGCAATAATATCTATCTCGCCGAGAGGGTTTCTGTAATTCTTCTCTATAATCTTGTACCCATCCTTTTTAAGGGCGACCAGCGCCCTCTCCTCACCTTTCCTTCCTTCTTCTTTCTTGCTGTCACCGGGCAAGGTTCTCTTTAACCCCCTTAAAAGTTTTTCTGTGGATCGGTGAAATTCCGTGGTTCAGGATGAACATCTTATGGTCTTTTGTCGGATAGCCTTTATTCTGTTTGAAATTAAACACCGGATAGAGTGAATGGTACATGTCCATGATCCTATCACGGACAACCTTGGCGATTATCGAGGCGCAGGCAATGTAAAAACATTTCCTGTCACCTTTTACAACGGGCTTGCTGTCAGGAAAGTTCTTTACTTTGTGATTCCCGTCCACGAGAAGAAGGTCCGGCGTCATGCCGGTATAGTGGACCGCCCTCTCCATGGAGAGAAGGCTTGCGTTGAGGATATTCAGTGCGTCGATCTCTTCATTGGTCGCTATTCCGATTCCTATCCTGTAGGCATGATCTGTGATCCAGGAAAAAAGGGCTTCCCTTTTCTTTTCCGTTAAGAGTTTTGAATCAGCAACACCACACTTATTTTCGGGCAATTCCTTCCAGATAACGCATGAAGAGACAACAGGCCCGGCAAGAGGCCCCCTGCCGGCCTCGTCTATTCCCCCCACAAGGCCTTTAAGCAGGCAATGCATTAATCCCTTTTTTCTTTGAGTTTTGCTGCCTTGCCTCTCAGGTTTCTCAGGTAGTACAGCTTTGACCTTCTGACCTTACTCTTGCTGGTTATCTCAATCTTATCGATGAGCGGCGAGTGCTTGGGGAATGTCTTTTCAATGCCGACACCGTAAGAGACCTTCCTTACCGTAAAGGTGGCCCTTGTGTTCCCGCCTCTTTTCCGGATAATAAGACCTTCAAATACCTGGATCCTCTCTTTGTCCCCTTCAAAGATCCTCGTATATACCTTAACGTTGTCGCCAACGCTAATCTCCGGTAAATCAAGCCTCATATGCTCTTTTTCAATTATATCCACCATCTCATTCATCGTATCCTCCTCTCCGGCCAAAAATTCTATCAAGAATTATACCCATCGCGACCCTTAACGACAGGTGGTTGTAATCACCGCTTCCCTGAACAGGTACAAGCATCTTATCGCACATGTCCACTACTTCACCGGATAAACCCCAGCCTGTTCCAAATAGTATAAGGGAGGGGTCCTTTCCCTCCTGTATAAACTCGTGGAGCTCCCGGTATGTTATCGATTTTTCTTTTCTCTCTCTGGAGGACGTTCCTACCACGAGGGGTTTCCCTCTCATCCCCGCATCTTCAATCATTTCATGAACAGTACCCTTGATCCTTACGCGCTGCAAGGCCTCGCCTCTTACCGGGTTATATTGGGCGCCGTATCCTTCTGTCCAGTGGTGTATGAGCTTTCCCATAATATCCCTTTGCTTTGTCAAAGGTGTAACAATATAGCACAGGTCAATACCAAAAGTCATGCAGCTTCTCGCAATATCATGAATCTCCAGGTTTGTTATGCTCGTAGCGATAATTTCGCCGTGTTTATCATAGACCGGATAGTGGACCACTGCAATATTTACACTACTCAGGGATCTCCTCCATAATCTCTTTGATGAATTTCCCATCCTCTTCTGTCGGGGTAAACCGGTTGATAAGATCAGGTCTTTTCAGAAACGTCTTTCTGATCGCCTCTTTTCGCCGCCATCGCCTGATCTGCTCGTGGTTCCCGGAAAGGAGCACCGGCGGCACCTCCATATCCATAAATGTCTCCGGTCTCGTATACTGGGGATATTCAAGAAGTGGTTCTCTAAAGCTCTCATCAGCGACAGATCCTTCGTTCCCGACAACACCGGGTATGTTCCTCGATATCGCATCGATCAATACCAGGGCCGGTATCTCACCGCCGGAGAGCACATAATCACCGATTGAGACCTCTTCATCGACGCAGTCTATTACCCGTTCGTCAACCCCCTCATATCTGCCGCAGACAAGGCATACGTGTGCAAGTCTTCCATATCTTTCTGCGGTGGCCTGGTCAAAGGGTCGTCCCTGGGGGGTTAAAAGCACATACCTCGGTCTTCCGAATGTCTTTTCAACAAACTCCATGGCACGGTAAATCGGCTCGATCTTCATGACCATCCCCGGTCCGCCGCCGTATGGTTTGTCATCACAGGTCTTATGAACATCCCCTGCAAAATCCCGGATATCGATGATATTGAAGTTTATCAACCCCTTATCAAAGGCCTTTTTGATTATGCTCTCCTGCAAAGGAGAATGAAAGATATTAGGGAAAAGTGTCAGGATCGTGAAGATCATGGAACGAGCAGGTCTTCCCGTACTTTTATAAAAGAACGTTCAAGGTCGACCTCGATGATGTACCCTTCGATCATCGGCACCATAATGTCCTGTTTTCCTGAAACAACCAGCGTATCGTTTGCCTGTGTATGCAACATACTGTCGACCTTCCCGATCTCTTCGCCCGCAGAATTCAAAACCCTTAGTCCAATAAGCTGATATTCATAATACTCGTCGTCATTCAACTGAGGGAGGTCTCCCTCTCGCACAAACAATTCTTTTTTGACGAGAAAGGAGACCTCCTCCGGATTCCCCAGACCTTTAAACCTTATTAAAAAGTGATTTTTATGAGACCTGACACTTGCCGGCTTTATCTCTATGATCGTATCATCTTTTTCAGCATAGAGCGAGGCATACCGGAGAAACTCTTCCTTTGCCTCATTGTAATAATGAAATCTTACTTCCCCTCTAATACCGTGCGCTGACAGCACCATGCCGACAGGGATCCATCTCATTACTCTATTTACTCTATAATTTCGAGCACCGCTCTCTTTTTTACTTTTGTTGAAGTAGCGCTCAAGATGGTTCTCATTGCCCTCGCCGTTCTGCCCTGTTTGCCGATCACTTTTCCCAGGTCGTCTTTGGCAACGTTCAACTCGATGACAGATGTCTTTTCACCTTCTATCTCAGAAACTTTTACCTGGTCTGGATTGTCAACCAACGCCTTAGCAATATACTCTATTAACTCTTTCAACACACCCCACCTCCGTAAGTTATTGTATTAGCTCCTTCAAAACCCCTTCTCTTTTAAACAGATTTTCAACTGTCTTCGTGGGTTTTGCCCCCTTTTGGTACCATGATTTTATCTTCTCCCTGTCAAGCTGTACCTCTACAGGATCTTTTAAGGGATCGTAAAATCCTACCTTATCAATAAACCTACCATCTCTCGGAGACCTTTCATCTGCTACAACGATTCTGTAAAACGGTTTTTTCTTCGATCCGAACCTGGACAATCTGAATTTAACAGCCAATTTCCACCTCCTTACCTCATGAATAGTTGTCTTTGAAGGCCTTTCATGCCTCCCTTTGTAAGCTTTTTCATCATCTTGCGTGTTTCCATATAACGTTTCAGGAGATCGTTGACATCATGGACACTTGTGCCGCTTCCCCTGGATATCCTGATCCTCCTGTTTCCGTCTATGACATTTGGATATGCCCTCTCTTTCAATGTCATCGAATTGATGATCGCCTCGATCCTTTTGATGTCCTTTTCCGCCTCAGAGAAGTTTATCATACCCTTGATCTTGTTAAAACCCGGAAACATCGTCACTATCGACTCGATGGATCCAAGCTTTTTCATCTGTTTTATCTGTTCCTTAAAATCTTCCAGCGTGAATTCATCTCTTCTCAGCTTTTTCTCCAGATCGCTGGCCTGCTTCTCATCGAATATCTCCTGCGCCTTCTCAACAAGGGAGATAACGTCTCCCATCCCGAGGATGCGGGATGCCATCCTTTCAGGATAAAACGCCTCAAGGGCGTCAAACTTTTCACCGATCCCGATAAACTTTATCGGTTTTCCCGTAACGGCCTTGATAGAGATTGCTGCACCGCCTCTTGTGTCACCGTCCAGTTTGGTCAGTATGATCCCGTCGACGCCAAGCTTTGTATCAAATGTTCCGGCGATGCTTACCGCATCCTGCCCTGTCATGGCATCGAGAACGAGGAGGGTCTCCCTGGGGTTTAAAAACCTTTTCTGGTCTACAAGCTCGTTGACCATCTCGTCGTTGATATGCAGCCTGCCGGCGGTATCGACGATCATCGTATCGAAGCCGTTCTTCATCGCATATGCCTTTGCTTCTTTGCATATCGTGAGAGGGTCCTTTATCTGCGGCACTGCGAATGTCTCGATGTTCAACTGCTTTCCCACCTTCGTCAACTGTTCAATTGCAGCCGGCCGGTAAATGTCTGACGGCACGAGGAGCGGTTTTCTGCCCTTCTTTCTGAGAACAAGGGCAAGTTTCCCTGCCGTGGTTGTCTTCCCTGATCCCTGAAGTCCCACGAGCATTACAGACACAGGCGGTGATCCTGATACGTCGAGGGGTTTGTTTGTCGTGCCGAGCAGTTCACACAATTCGTCATGAACGATCTTGATGAACTGCTGCCCGGGCGTGATACTCATTAAGACCTCTTCACCCAGGGCCTTTTGTTTGACCTTTTCGAGGAAGTCTTTGGCTACCCTGAAGTTGACATCCGCCTCGAGAAGCGCAATCCTTACCTCTCTCAGCGTCTCCTTGATGTTGTCCTCGGTAAGCTTGCCGTAACCCCTCAGTTTTTTGAAGGTTGTCTCTAATCTCTCCTGTAATTTCTCGAACATAGAAGCATATAGTTTAATCGAAAACATACTGATAGTCAATGCAAATCAGCGTGCAGTTCATGGCTCATGGCTCATGGCTGATAGCTCATGGCAAATCCTAAATCCTAATATCTAAATCCCAAACAAATTCAAATTGTTTTGCCCTTAAGAATGCCGATTCTCTTTCATGCCGTCATTGCGAGCGGAGCGTGGCAATCTCATTCAATTGGTTATACCCTGTAGATCGCCGCGTCGCTTCGCTCCTCGCGATGACGATAAGGGATGGAACTCCTCGTAACGACAACACGTTTTGAACGTCAGCGCTTTAAATTTTGATATTGTTTAGGATTTCGAAATTAGGATTTGATGCTTGGGGTTAAGTAAATTAAGATATCTTGCCGGGTTTTTACTGATGCAGTCCATCACAACCTTTTCCCCAAATCCCATGCCGATGAGCATCCTGGCGGATTCGGGGGTGGTCATTGAGCCGCCGAGGAGCATGCCTTTTTTGTTCCTGACACCGTTGCGCGTTAATGTGGTCTTTGTGTCTTTCACAGTGTCTGAAACTATGAGTATCCTCTTCGGGTCTTTTACTTGAAAGATCAATTCAATCGTCTTCAGACCAAGATGAAACGGGTCGGCAATGACCTCGATATAGACCTCTTTATTCAGCAACCCGAATCCGGCGATCCCTGGCTCCCTGTGGTGGATGCCACGCATGGCATTAAAGATATGAGTTATGCCCTTTGCGCCTGCCTTATAACCAGCCTCGGCCTCTGCATAGGTTGCATCTGAATGACCCATGCTTACGATGATTCCCATATCTGCTATGGTCTTGATGAGCCTCGTTGCCCCTTTCAGCTCAGGGGCAACGGTGATGATCCTGACAATATCCCCGAAACCATCGATGAGCTTTCTGAAATTCCTCACCGCAGGCTCAAGAAACGATACCTTATTAAGCGCCCCGCATCGGGCCGGATTCAGAAAAGGACCCTCGAGATGAACACCAGGAATAGTTGCGAGTTTCAAGTTGCGAGTTTCAAGTTTAAAATGCCTTAACTCCGAACTCTGAACTCCGAACTCCGAACCCTGTTTTTCCATCGCCTGCTTCACCGCTGCCATATCGGCGCGCATCTCTTCGATGGTCGCCGGATATATGGTAGGGAGGATTGCCGAAACACCGTGCGCACCATGAATCATGGCAATCTTCAGGATTGCTTCCGGTGTCGCACCTCTCGTATCGTATCCGCCGATGCCGTGGGTGTGGATATCAGTAAGCCCGTTAGGCGTTAGGCGTGAGGCGTGAGGTGTTCTTTCCCCCCTTACCCCTTCCGCCTTACGATCTTTATCAGAATTTGCCAGCTCCCTTTCTATCCTCCCTATCCTGCGACCTTACTGAAAAGCGACCGGCTTTCTATTTCCCACACGGGAATTACAGAAAAAAGTAGGCCAGAATGACTGCGATGACGAGACTGGGCAGCATATTGAGTATGCTCAACCTTTTTATCTCCAATATGTTGATGCCCAGACCGATAAGGAGTAACCCCCCTACAGCGCTCAGTTCGTTTATCAGTGCGTTCGTGAAGAATTGCTGAAGCGATGAGGCAAACAACGTTATCCCTCCCTGGTAGACCAATAGCGGCAGCACGGAAAAGATGACGCCGACGCCCAGCGACGCTGCCAGAGCAAGCGAACTGAATCCATCGAGGACTGATTTCGCAATGAGGAGATCCGGCCTCCCTCCAAGTCCTTCTTCAATAGCGCCGAGAATGGTCATAGAACCCATGCAGAACAAGAGAAAGGCAGTGACGAACCCTTCTGAGAAGCTCTTATTTTTTGACCCTATCTTCTGCTTTATGTGTCCGGCCAGCCTATCCATATGTTTTTCGATACCAATCAGTTCTCCAATGATAGAACCCGGAACGATGCTGAATATCATCACGAGGAAATTGCTTGTTTTCGCTGCCATGGTAAATCCAAGAAAAACCGTGAATAAACCGATACCCTGGAAGGCAATCCTGATCAATCTTTCCGGAAGTCTCGCGTGGATGGCAAGACCGATAAGACTCCCGAGTATGACGGTCCCAACGTTTATGAAAGTACCCAGCATAGTTATATATAAACCGTCCTGTACAATTTCTCAAACAAAAATTCTGCCGGTCCCTGCTAATTCTGATCCCTTAGTATTTCGGGCAGCCTACCCAATCAGTGCTCAAAAATTGCGTTCACAAAAATCCTTCCGGCCTGA
Encoded proteins:
- the trmD gene encoding tRNA (guanosine(37)-N1)-methyltransferase TrmD; the protein is MIFTILTLFPNIFHSPLQESIIKKAFDKGLINFNIIDIRDFAGDVHKTCDDKPYGGGPGMVMKIEPIYRAMEFVEKTFGRPRYVLLTPQGRPFDQATAERYGRLAHVCLVCGRYEGVDERVIDCVDEEVSIGDYVLSGGEIPALVLIDAISRNIPGVVGNEGSVADESFREPLLEYPQYTRPETFMDMEVPPVLLSGNHEQIRRWRRKEAIRKTFLKRPDLINRFTPTEEDGKFIKEIMEEIPE
- a CDS encoding ribonuclease HII produces the protein MHCLLKGLVGGIDEAGRGPLAGPVVSSCVIWKELPENKCGVADSKLLTEKKREALFSWITDHAYRIGIGIATNEEIDALNILNASLLSMERAVHYTGMTPDLLLVDGNHKVKNFPDSKPVVKGDRKCFYIACASIIAKVVRDRIMDMYHSLYPVFNFKQNKGYPTKDHKMFILNHGISPIHRKTFKGVKENLAR
- the rpsP gene encoding 30S ribosomal protein S16 — translated: MAVKFRLSRFGSKKKPFYRIVVADERSPRDGRFIDKVGFYDPLKDPVEVQLDREKIKSWYQKGAKPTKTVENLFKREGVLKELIQ
- a CDS encoding RNA methyltransferase produces the protein MGNSSKRLWRRSLSSVNIAVVHYPVYDKHGEIIATSITNLEIHDIARSCMTFGIDLCYIVTPLTKQRDIMGKLIHHWTEGYGAQYNPVRGEALQRVRIKGTVHEMIEDAGMRGKPLVVGTSSRERKEKSITYRELHEFIQEGKDPSLILFGTGWGLSGEVVDMCDKMLVPVQGSGDYNHLSLRVAMGIILDRIFGRRGGYDE
- the ffh gene encoding signal recognition particle protein — its product is MFEKLQERLETTFKKLRGYGKLTEDNIKETLREVRIALLEADVNFRVAKDFLEKVKQKALGEEVLMSITPGQQFIKIVHDELCELLGTTNKPLDVSGSPPVSVMLVGLQGSGKTTTAGKLALVLRKKGRKPLLVPSDIYRPAAIEQLTKVGKQLNIETFAVPQIKDPLTICKEAKAYAMKNGFDTMIVDTAGRLHINDEMVNELVDQKRFLNPRETLLVLDAMTGQDAVSIAGTFDTKLGVDGIILTKLDGDTRGGAAISIKAVTGKPIKFIGIGEKFDALEAFYPERMASRILGMGDVISLVEKAQEIFDEKQASDLEKKLRRDEFTLEDFKEQIKQMKKLGSIESIVTMFPGFNKIKGMINFSEAEKDIKRIEAIINSMTLKERAYPNVIDGNRRIRISRGSGTSVHDVNDLLKRYMETRKMMKKLTKGGMKGLQRQLFMR
- a CDS encoding KH domain-containing protein; its protein translation is MLKELIEYIAKALVDNPDQVKVSEIEGEKTSVIELNVAKDDLGKVIGKQGRTARAMRTILSATSTKVKKRAVLEIIE
- a CDS encoding DUF554 domain-containing protein, coding for MLGTFINVGTVILGSLIGLAIHARLPERLIRIAFQGIGLFTVFLGFTMAAKTSNFLVMIFSIVPGSIIGELIGIEKHMDRLAGHIKQKIGSKNKSFSEGFVTAFLLFCMGSMTILGAIEEGLGGRPDLLIAKSVLDGFSSLALAASLGVGVIFSVLPLLVYQGGITLFASSLQQFFTNALINELSAVGGLLLIGLGINILEIKRLSILNMLPSLVIAVILAYFFL
- the rplS gene encoding 50S ribosomal protein L19; its protein translation is MNEMVDIIEKEHMRLDLPEISVGDNVKVYTRIFEGDKERIQVFEGLIIRKRGGNTRATFTVRKVSYGVGIEKTFPKHSPLIDKIEITSKSKVRRSKLYYLRNLRGKAAKLKEKRD
- the rimM gene encoding ribosome maturation factor RimM (Essential for efficient processing of 16S rRNA), whose product is MRWIPVGMVLSAHGIRGEVRFHYYNEAKEEFLRYASLYAEKDDTIIEIKPASVRSHKNHFLIRFKGLGNPEEVSFLVKKELFVREGDLPQLNDDEYYEYQLIGLRVLNSAGEEIGKVDSMLHTQANDTLVVSGKQDIMVPMIEGYIIEVDLERSFIKVREDLLVP
- a CDS encoding YraN family protein, translating into MPGDSKKEEGRKGEERALVALKKDGYKIIEKNYRNPLGEIDIIAEEDGYLVFVEVKKRNTPKFGSP